The Flavobacteriales bacterium genome contains a region encoding:
- a CDS encoding YggS family pyridoxal phosphate-dependent enzyme, which translates to MNIKTNISNILLDLDEKVQLVAVSKTKPTNYILEAYQAGQRIFGENKVQELVEKSAILPDDIQWHMIGHLQTNKVKYIAPFVSLIHAVDSKKLLIEIDKRAKQHDRVIHCLLQIHIAQESSKFGLNEDEALELLEMKLANVSIDGLMGMATFTDNKQQIRSEFKSLKNTFEKAKSKFHKLSILSMGMSGDYDIAIEEGSNMIRIGSSIFGNR; encoded by the coding sequence ATGAATATTAAAACTAACATATCAAATATACTTCTTGATTTAGATGAAAAGGTTCAATTGGTAGCTGTTTCTAAAACAAAACCTACAAACTACATTCTTGAAGCATACCAAGCAGGTCAACGCATATTTGGAGAAAATAAAGTTCAAGAATTAGTCGAAAAGTCTGCTATTCTACCAGATGATATTCAATGGCATATGATAGGTCATCTTCAAACCAATAAAGTAAAATACATCGCACCATTTGTTTCTCTTATTCACGCCGTAGATTCTAAAAAGCTATTAATTGAAATCGATAAAAGAGCTAAACAGCATGATAGAGTGATTCACTGCCTTTTGCAAATTCATATTGCGCAAGAGTCTAGTAAGTTTGGATTGAACGAAGATGAGGCTTTAGAATTATTGGAAATGAAGCTAGCTAACGTCAGCATTGATGGATTAATGGGAATGGCAACTTTTACAGATAATAAACAACAAATAAGAAGTGAATTTAAGTCCCTAAAAAACACTTTTGAAAAAGCTAAAAGTAAATTTCATAAATTATCTATCCTATCTATGGGAATGAGTGGCGATTATGATATTGCCATTGAAGAAGGAAGTAATATGATTAGAATTGGCTCATCTATATTTGGTAACCGATAA